The following nucleotide sequence is from Pedobacter sp. PACM 27299.
AGCCTGCTTCCAAAGTATGAAACTGTGTCCCTTAATGAGGTAGACAAAAAATACTGGAAGGTAATTTTATTAAATATAGTAGTGTTTATGGTCTTTTTAGCCCTGGCGGCGGCATTCCTGTTTTTCCTGCTGAAAGCCTTAAAGCCTCAACCTTATCTTTTTATTGGCGGATATGTATTGATTGGAATTTTATTAGTTGTCTTTTATGCAATTAGTGTCAAAAAAAGAGGTTATGCTATACGGGAAAAAGACGTGATTTATAAAAGCGGCATCATTTCTATCAGCACTTCCGTTATTCCCTTTACGAGAATCCAGCACATCACCCTCAACGAAGGTGTGTTCTCCAGAATGTTTCAATTGGCCACTTTACATATTTAT
It contains:
- a CDS encoding PH domain-containing protein; translation: MQDFTNENLDLSLLPKYETVSLNEVDKKYWKVILLNIVVFMVFLALAAAFLFFLLKALKPQPYLFIGGYVLIGILLVVFYAISVKKRGYAIREKDVIYKSGIISISTSVIPFTRIQHITLNEGVFSRMFQLATLHIYTAGGISGNIAIPGLPIELAKSIKEELTRQLNNQEANGN